The region TTAGACAGTGTGGTAGAGGACCGCTATAGCAGTTATACCAAAGGGATTGGGCTAGAGATTGTGGAAGGACAAACAGATTTTCATCAACTCGAGCAGTATGCCCTTGAGCTCGGTGAGGTTGGAAACAAGTCCGGCCGTCAAGAGAAACTAAAAGGCATAATCAATCAATACTTACTCGAGGCGTACACAGGGGTTTATGCTTCATGAGGTACGTTATAGGTGTTGATCTTGGCACAAGTGCCGTTAAAGTGATGTTAATGAACGAAGAAGGGCTTGTTTGTGATACGGTGTCCAAATCCTATCCACTCATCCAGAAAAAATCCGGGTATAGTGAGCAGGCCCCCCAAGAATGGGTTGACAAGACAACGGAAGCGATTAAAACATTAGTCAATCAGATGGAAGGACATGTCGATCAAATAGAAGGCATTAGCTTTTCAGGACAGATGCATGGTTTGGTTTTACTTAATGAAGATCATCACGTGCTTCGAGAGGCCATACTATGGAATGACACTAGAACGACGGAGCAGTGTCAGCAAATCTATGATCTCGTTGGTCCGGATAAACTCCTTCAAATAACGAAAAACCCGGCTCTGGAAGGCTTTACGTTACCAAAACTTCTCTGGGTGAAGCAACACGAGCCGGACATTTACAGCCAAGCAGCTGTGTTCTTGTTACCGAAGGATTACTTACGCTTTGTCATGACGGGGCAATTACATAGTGAATACTCCGATGCAGCGGGCACACTCTTGTTAGACGTTGCTGAGAAGCGCTGGAGCAAAGAGATCTGTGACCTCGTGGGGGTAGAGCCTCACCTGTGTCCTCCTTTAGTGGCTTCTCATGATAGCGTAGGAACCATCACTAAAGCGTTTGCCCAAGCCACAGGTTTGTCCTCAACGACGAAGGTGTTTGCTGGTGGAGCGGATAATGCCTGTGGGGCCATAGGTTCAGGGATCCTTTCACAAGGGAAAACGTTATGTAGCATTGGCACATCAGGTGTTGTCCTCTCTTATGAAGAGAGGAATGACCTGGACTTTGAGGGAAAAGTGCATTACTTCAACCATGGTGAAGCGCAAGCCTTTTATACGATGGGGGTGACCCTCGCCGCAGGGTACAGCTTAAGCTGGTTCAAAGACATCTTTGCAGCAGATGAGGATTATGAGCGTTTACTCGCAGGGCTAGAAGAGGTGCCCATTGGGGCAAACGGCCTGTTATTTACACCTTATCTGGTCGGTGAACGAACGCCACATGCAGACGCAACCATTCGCTCAAGTTTTATTGGCGTTGAGGCGTCACATAAACGAAAAGACTTTACGCGGGCCATTATTGAAGGCATCACTTTTTCACTCAATGAATCTATCGCCATATTCAGGGCAAACGGTAAGAAGATAGACAGAATCGTCTCTATCGGTGGCGGAGCCAAGAACGAGACTTGGTTACAAATCCAAGCGGATGTCTTTGACGCTACGATCGTCAAACTGGCTAACGAACAAGGCCCTGCTGTTGGAGCAGGCATGCTTGCCGCCTATGGCTGCGGATGGTTTGATAGCTTACAGCAGTGTGCTGATGTTTTCACAACGGAAGCGCAAGTATATGAGCCAATCCCTGAGAATGTGGCCAAGTATAAAACGTTGTTTAAAATTTATCAAGACATTTATACCCAAACAAAGGATCTAAACGAGGCGTTACAAACATTTAGACCTCAATAGGTTGAGCGAGGCCCTTCTTTTATCAGGAGATCATTGTTCATAAAAAACGATTGATTCAATCATAAATCTCTATTTTACCACTAAAACGTTAGGAGCTATAATGACTATAGTAGCTTCAAAGACATAATAGAATAGAGGTTTTGTAAATGAATCATGATCCTAAAGCTTTACTGATCGGGACTTGGTACGGTATCTTGGCTTATATACTTTGGGGCATCCTCCCGATTTATTGGAAACTACTCGAACACGTGCCCGCAGGTGAAGTGTTATCCCATCGTATCGTATGGTCACTAGTCTTCATGATTGTCGTTCTTATCCTAATGAAAAAGTGGGGCACGTTTGTAAAAGATCTTAAGGAGATTTTTAAACAGAAAAAGCTAGTCCTGGGTACTTTGCTGGCCTCAATTTTGATCAGCATTAACTGGTTTACATATATCTACGCTGTGAATACAGATCGCATTATCGAAACCAGTTTAGGGTATTACATTAACCCTTTAATTAGCGTGCTCCTCGGTGTTCTAGTATTAAAAGAAAAGCTTTCTTTTTGGCAAATGATATCCTGCATCCTGGCCCTCATCGGCGTATTATATTTAACAATTCAGTTTGGGTCCTTTCCATGGATGGCTTTTTGTTTAGCCATAAGCTTTGGTCTTTATGGATTAGTGAAAAAAATGGTCAACTTAGGAGCTATGACGGGCTTAACAATTGAAACGTTTATGGTTACGCCTGTCGCATTAGGCTATATTGTTTTTCTAGCGGGTGGGGAGACACAACATTTCGTTTTATCAGATACACAAACGGTATGGCTATTAGCCGCAGGGGGAGCCGCTACAGCCATTCCACTCT is a window of Caldalkalibacillus salinus DNA encoding:
- the rarD gene encoding EamA family transporter RarD, with amino-acid sequence MNHDPKALLIGTWYGILAYILWGILPIYWKLLEHVPAGEVLSHRIVWSLVFMIVVLILMKKWGTFVKDLKEIFKQKKLVLGTLLASILISINWFTYIYAVNTDRIIETSLGYYINPLISVLLGVLVLKEKLSFWQMISCILALIGVLYLTIQFGSFPWMAFCLAISFGLYGLVKKMVNLGAMTGLTIETFMVTPVALGYIVFLAGGETQHFVLSDTQTVWLLAAGGAATAIPLLCFASGARRVPLSLLGFLQYIAPTLHLTIGVFMYHEPFTQVHLVSFILIWTALFIFSFGKTKWMTRLEPKAFKTKSLQG
- the xylB gene encoding xylulokinase; the protein is MRYVIGVDLGTSAVKVMLMNEEGLVCDTVSKSYPLIQKKSGYSEQAPQEWVDKTTEAIKTLVNQMEGHVDQIEGISFSGQMHGLVLLNEDHHVLREAILWNDTRTTEQCQQIYDLVGPDKLLQITKNPALEGFTLPKLLWVKQHEPDIYSQAAVFLLPKDYLRFVMTGQLHSEYSDAAGTLLLDVAEKRWSKEICDLVGVEPHLCPPLVASHDSVGTITKAFAQATGLSSTTKVFAGGADNACGAIGSGILSQGKTLCSIGTSGVVLSYEERNDLDFEGKVHYFNHGEAQAFYTMGVTLAAGYSLSWFKDIFAADEDYERLLAGLEEVPIGANGLLFTPYLVGERTPHADATIRSSFIGVEASHKRKDFTRAIIEGITFSLNESIAIFRANGKKIDRIVSIGGGAKNETWLQIQADVFDATIVKLANEQGPAVGAGMLAAYGCGWFDSLQQCADVFTTEAQVYEPIPENVAKYKTLFKIYQDIYTQTKDLNEALQTFRPQ